In Festucalex cinctus isolate MCC-2025b chromosome 5, RoL_Fcin_1.0, whole genome shotgun sequence, a single genomic region encodes these proteins:
- the LOC144019238 gene encoding uncharacterized protein LOC144019238 — protein sequence MRSANCITPQLKKERREVNIDSRRDELKISKMLQEMVRERLMAAADEIFGLFERTVASYEEQLCRAKEENEGQRRQLEAVYKRSMLHRQDVQHLIACPEVLPPQPQAGRSNLELPHVKKEEEEAAVSDLPVIGAPVTSDDDDDEGKAPECSRLPWDLIPSGPDNFNTANLNHADCQETPVQVEHAGVQKWVQVPVKDDCYDYSTFIQEAKLILPNGADVNPKDSSGVDVDKFDELLKSAPVSFKASAAHAEASYFPFTPVKADTSSSSTSSTEISASSIIVDSRRRKRPLAEGPPDSDGAREVVYNALRQKLEGEDICKEYEETKGLSDRTRKKLVNILVADMIERHGRVPPVNIRMTYALGIVTLFPNLKDKASPTGYEHYYDCRSGQGYLAYRLKTVQRNSTYKSKTSAAPTFEGGPKTARERSPPGQLSGDQCAEAMLAMTRLPEPSLVKEKMKATFKHRQKMLHDSDRSSLVVLEHFPRFLDTPGLIEQDFAMLFGEAVSGKFMAKWPTFYKPRVVKVCQSIRPVSRLDVLLSAQDQSSDAGWDADLAAILLLVQLLPPTAKGKRHGKISASEAADHLLKFMKVGTSMATFLQSVGSAQPFLLCVGENKSAIDKFYIILDQKALPCAAHTPAAAFDELFKAHFVFCVSYDDALFNFYTFVQTTFYGIDVGSSKETPRVKDIRARMINIQTC from the exons ATGCGTAGTGCGAATTGTATCACACCACAGCTGAAGAAAGAAAGGCGGGaagttaatatcgattcgagaCGAGACGaattaaaaatatcaaaaatgttGCAAGAGATGGTGAGGGAGCGACTCATGGCGGCCGCCGACGAAATCTTCGGCCTGTTCGAAAGAACCGTCGCGTCGTACGAGGAGCAACTTTGTCGCGCCAAAGAGGAGAACGAAGGACAGCGACGGCAACTAGAAGCTGTTTACAAGAGGAGCATGCTACACCGCCAAG ATGTCCAGCATCTGATTGCGTGTCCGGAGGTGCTTCCTCCCCAGCCGCAGGCGGGGCGATCCAATTTGGAGCTCCCCCAcgttaaaaaagaagaagaggaggctgCCGTCAGCGATTTGCCGGTGATCGGCGCCCCTGTGACGagcgacgacgatgacgatgaaGGCAAAGCGCCAGAGTGCTCGCGGCTTCCCTGGGATCTCATTCCAAGTGGACCAGACAACTTCAACACCGCCAATCTCAACCATGCCGACTGCCAAG AAACGCCGGTTCAAGTGGAGCACGCGGGCGTCCAGAAATGGGTTCAAGTGCCAGTGAAGGACGACTGCTACGATTATTCAACATTCATTCAAGAAG CTAAATTAATTTTGCCAAATGGAGCCGATGTCAACCCGAAGGACTCGTCAGGAGTTGACGTGGATAAATTTGACGAACTACTGAAATCTGCTCCAGTGTCGTTCAAGGCGTCCGCCGCACACGCTG AGGCCTCCTACTTCCCCTTCACGCCGGTGAAGGCTGACACGTCATCTTCATCAACGAGCTCAACAGAAATTTCTGCTTCAAGCATAATTGTGGACAGCAGAAGACGTAAAAGGCCGCTGGCTGAGGGACCGCCAGACAGTGACGGGGCAAGAGAA GTTGTTTACAATGCTCTTCGGCAGAAACTGGAGGGTGAAGATATCTGCAAAGAATACGAGGAAACCAAAGGACTGTCTGATCGGACAAGAAAGAAACTCGTCAACATCTTGGTGGCAGATATGATTGAGCGTCACGG GAGGGTCCCTCCGGTTAACATCCGCATGACCTACGCTCTTGGAATTGTCACTCTCTTCCCCAATCTGAAGGACAAGGCCTCACCGACTGGTTAT GAACATTACTACGATTGCCGCAGCGGGCAAGGATACCTGGCCTATCGGCTGAAAACGGTGCAGCGCAACAGCACGTACAAATCCAAGACGAGCGCCGCACCTACTTTCGAAGGCGGCCCCAAGACCGCGCGAGAGCGCTCGCCACCCGGACAGCTCTCGGGCGACCAATGCGCCGAGGCCATGCTCGCCATGACGCGTTTGCCGGAGCCGTCGCTCGTCAAGGAGAAAATGAAGGCGACGTTCAAGCACCGGCAGAAGATGTTGCACGACTCGGACCGATCCTCGCTCGTCGTCTTGGAGCACTTCCCGCGATTCCTGGATACGCCGGGCCTT ATTGAGCAAGACTTCGCCATGCTCTTTGGAGAAGCCGTCTCGGGCAAGttcatggcaaaatggccgactttctACAAGCCTCGGGTGGTCAAGGTCTGCCAAAGCATCCGTCCCGTTTCTCGACTGGACGTCCTTCTGTCTGCTCAGGACCAATCGAGCGATGCCG GATGGGACGCTGACTTGGCGGCCATCCTCCTGCTCGTTCAACTCTTGCCTCCGACCGCCAAAGGAAAACGGCACGGCAAAATCAGCGCCTCGGAAGCTGCCGACCATCTTCTCAAGTTCATGAAG GTCGGGACAAGCATGGCAACGTTCCTGCAGAGCGTCGGATCGGCGCAGCCTTTCCTCCTCTGCGTTGGCGAAAACAAGAGCGCCATCGACAAGTTTTACATCATCCTGGACCAGAAGGCCCTCCCCTGCGCGGCGCACACGCCGGCGGCTGCCTTTGACGAACTCTTCAAGGCTCACTTTGTCTTTTGCGTGTCCTACGACGACGCCTTGTTCAACTTCTACACATTCGTACAAACCACTTTCTACGGCATCGACGTTGGCTCCTCCAAAGAGACGCCGAGGGTGAAGGACATCCGGGCCAGAATGATTAACATCCAGACTTGTTGA
- the LOC144018698 gene encoding uncharacterized protein LOC144018698, translated as MTSYEQTFCPAGEENQRRRDAIERHVQVPDLEDDQDALTPDVKEEEEEVDVSKLPLTVVVVKAEEDVDEDQVAEPSRPSGGAPADELSAPLSHSHNTAEPLRSDVHDESDDKRLKSTEKEASDVKCHTGKKRFICSVCSESFARKENMTVHMRTHTGEKPFSCPVCGQKFARKGSLVGHAATHTGEKPFTCSECGESFTYNYNLTRHMQTHTREKLFICSVCGVNYPYKHSLSVHMRTHTGEKPFSCSDCGERFTNKRNLNVHMRRHTGEKPFQCSVCGKRFSQGSHVITHMRTHTGEKLFSCSVCRCTFAKKAALIAHTARHTGEKPYTCTVCGESLFYKHSLNAHMRTHTGEKPFSCCVCGKTFPQKQNMIKHMRTHTGEKPFCCSVCGDAFAHSFSLSVHMHKHTGEKPFSCSVCGKIFSQSANMIAHMRTHTGEKPFGCTVCDKMFSQRAHLVAHSRTHTGEKPFTCSVCDRSYFKKSSLTAHMQKHNGE; from the exons ATGACGTCGTACGAGCAGACATTTTGTCCAGCGGGAGAGGAGAACCAACGACGACGAGACGCGATTGAGCGACACGTACAAG TTCCGGATCTGGAGGACGACCAGGATGCACTGACCCCCGACgtcaaggaggaagaggaggaggtggacgTCAGCAAGCTTCCACTGACCGTCGTCGTGGTGAAGGCCGAAGAAGATGTCGACGAAGACCAAGTGGCCGAGCCATCACGGCCAAGTGGCGGAGCACCAGCAGACGAGCTCTCGGCGCCACTGTCACATAGTCACAACACGGCAGAACCCTTGAGGAGCGACGTGCACGATGAAAGCGACGACAAACGCTTGAAAAGCACTGAAAAGGAGGCATCTGATGTCAAATGCCACACGGGGAAAAAACGTTTCATTTGCTCGGTTTGCAGTGAAAGTTTTGCCCGAAAAGAAAACATGACCGTacacatgagaacgcacacgGGGGAGAAACCTTTTAGTTGCCCAGTTTGCGGCCAGAAATTTGCTCGCAAGGGCTCTCTGGTTGGACACGCGGCAAcgcacacgggagaaaaacctttcACGTGCTCAGAGTGTGGCGAGAGCTTTACATATAATTACAATTTAACTCGACACATGCAGACGCACACGAGGGAAAAACTCTTcatttgctcagtttgtggcgtGAACTATCCTTACAAGCACAGTTTGAGCGTgcacatgagaacgcacactggagagaaaccctttagctgctcagactgtggcgaAAGATTTACGAATAAGAGAAATTTGAATGTACACATGCGGAGgcacacgggagaaaaacccTTTCAAtgttcagtttgtggtaaaagattTTCGCAAGGCTCACATGTGATTACacacatgagaacgcacacgGGGGAAAAACTGTTTAGTTGTTCGGTTTGTCGATGCACATTTGCAAAAAAAGCAGCCTTGATTGCACATACGGCgagacacactggagaaaaaccgtACACGTGCACAGTTTGTGGCGAAAGTCTGTTTTATAAGCACAGTTTGAACGCacacatgagaacgcacacgggagaaaaacccTTCAGCTGCTGCGTTTGCGGTAAAACCTTCCCCCAAAAGCaaaacatgatcaaacacatgagaacgcatacgggagagaaacctttttgttgctcagtttgtggtgacGCCTTTGCTCATAGCTTCTCTTTGAGCGTACACATGCACAAgcacacgggagaaaaaccctttagttgctcagtttgtggcaaGATATTCTCTCAGAGTGCAAACATGATAGCGCACATGAGGACacacacgggagaaaaacccTTTGGTTGTACAGTTTGCGATAAAATGTTCTCTCAAAGGGCACACTTAGTGGCACATTCGAGAACacacacgggagaaaaaccttttactTGCTCAGTTTGCGACCGAAGCTATTTTAAGAAGTCCAGCTTGACAGCACACATGCAGAAACACAATGGCGAATAA
- the LOC144018701 gene encoding uncharacterized protein LOC144018701, producing MEKKKSFKQTVGHVRTREGAEIEIVCANKMKMLKDLVRKRLMAAADEIFGLFERTVASYEEQLCRAREENERQRRQLHDDVYPESHVQDPDLVKEHEVAPRPPHVKVEEEEADVGELPLNVVVVVKNEDEQLPGSSQPDVPRIPSRERRGEPQPHKLFVLLSDSDDREESLRSDADCDDKRFRRSETDSTDTRGGKDPQLASVKEEEEHADVSILPLTVVSVKSEDEEDEAPESSQLRSPSGGLAAAPVEGNLSAPLSHSEDTEESSRSGTDCEGDDERSRKEAPKRFVCSVCGERFARKSNMATHMRTHTGEKPFCCSVCGETFARKVSLTGHAATHTGEKPFSCSICDERFAYNYNLTRHMHTHTGEKPFACSLCGKIFNQRANMLAHMRTHTGEKPFRCSLCGDRFAHRVSLIAHSATHTGQKPFPCSVCGESFSYKYSLTAHMRKHQGQ from the exons atggaaaaaaagaaaagcttcaAGCAGACAGTCGGACACGTAAGAACGCGAGAAGGCGCTGAAATTGAAATCGTGTGTGCCAACAAGATGAAGATGTTGAAAGATTTGGTGAGGAAGCGCCTCATGGCTGCCGCCGACGAAATCTTCGGCCTGTTTGAAAGAACCGTCGCGTCGTACGAGGAGCAACTTTGTCGCGCCAGGGAGGagaacgagcgacaacgtcGACAACTGCACGACGACGTTTACCCCGAAAGTCACGTTCAAG ACCCGGATCTCGTCAAAGAGCACGAGGTGGCCCCACGGCCCCCCCACGTTAAGGtagaagaggaggaggctgaCGTCGGCGAGCTGCCGCTCAACGTGGTGGTGGTAGTGAAGAATGAAGACGAGCAACTACCCGGCTCATCGCAGCCTGATGTCCCACGAATTCCAAGCAGGGAGCGCCGTGGAGAACCGCAACCACACAAACTCTTTGTACTGCTGTCAGACAGTGACGACAGAGAAGAATCTTTGAGGAGCGACGCAGATTGTGACGACAAACGCTTCCGGCGCTCTGAAACGGACTCGACTGATACGAGAGGTGGCAAAG ATCCGCAACTCGCCAGCgtcaaagaggaagaagagcacGCCGATGTCAGCATTTTGCCACTGACTGTCGTCTCGgtgaagagtgaagatgaagaggaCGAAGCGCCCGAGTCGTCGCAGCTTCGCAGTCCAAGTGGAGGACTGGCGGCGGCGCCGGTGGAGGGCAACCTCTCGGCGCCGCTGTCACACAGCGAAGACACGGAAGAATCGTCGAGGAGCGGCACCGACTGCGAAGGTGACGACGAACGCTCGAGGAAGGAAGCGCCGAAGCGTTTCGTCTGCTCGGTTTGCGGCGAGAGGTTCGCCCGCAAGTCCAACATGGCGACGCACATGCGGACGCACACGGGGGAGAAACCGTTCTGTTGTTCGGTTTGCGGCGAAACATTTGCCCGCAAGGTCTCCCTGACAGGACACGCCGCCAcgcacacgggagaaaaacctttcAGCTGCTCCATTTGCGACGAAAGGTTTGCTTATAATTACAACCTGACCcgtcacatgcacacgcacacgggagagaaacccTTCGCTTGCTCCCTTTGTGGGAAAATATTCAACCAAAGGGCCAACATGCTCGCACATATGAGAACtcacacgggagagaaacctttcCGTTGTTCACTTTGTGGTGATCGCTTTGCTCACCGGGTCTCTTTGATCGCGCACTCGGCCACGCACACGGGACAAAAACCTTTTCCGTGCTCCGTTTGTGGCGAAAGCTTTTCTTATAAGTACAGTTTGACCGCACACATGCGCAAACACCAAGGACAGTGA
- the LOC144018700 gene encoding uncharacterized protein LOC144018700, which produces MVRREAKNVVILVKKKASKLILDIRPFLQRTMASYAERLCRAKEESELQQDDISSPPVVCYNNQDHQEELPPQPQVRSSGFERERPQRPDVDAEADDPELLRVKEEEEELDVSQLPLNVVVVKSEDDERDDASDWSRRLHHQSPSGERRGGPPAGKLDGEDAEEPLRGDGGDEKRPEKDATDGGHFICSVCGESFTEADRIRHVKTHAREKAFICSVCGETFPEKVALIVHKVTHTAENPFTCSICGKVYLIKDYLNKHMKMHMGEKPYSCSVCGEKFAHKATLIAHTATHTGEKPFKCSVCEKNFSYKSDLTKHMRTHTGEKPFSCSVCGEKFARKVSLIAHTATHTGEKPFTCSICGESLSYRHSLNAHMRTHSGEKPFTCSVCGESFARKENLVAHTRRHTGEKPFRCSVCGKNFSHKSAMSRHQRAHADEKPLTCSLCDESFLKKSSLTAHMRTHNGE; this is translated from the exons ATGGTTCGACGAGAAGCAAAGAACGTCGTGATACTTGTGAAGAAGAAAGCATCGAAGTTGATTTTAGACATTCGACCGTTTTTACAAAGAACGATGGCGTCTTACGCGGAGCGACTTTGTCGAGCGAAAGAGGAGAGCGAGCTGCAGCAAGACGACATTTCCTCGCCTCCGGTCGTGTGCTACAACAACCAAG ATCACCAAGAGGAACTTCCGCCTCAGCCACAGGTGAGGAGCTCCGGTTTCGAGCGGGAGCGTCCGCAGCGCCCCGACGTCGACGCGGAAGCGGACGATCCGGAGCTGCTCCGCgttaaagaggaagaggaggagctcGACGTCAGCCAGCTGCCGCTGAACGTCGTCGTCGTGAAGAGCGAAGACGACGAGCGGGACGACGCATCCGACTGGTCCCGCCGGCTTCATCATCAGAGCCCGAGTGGAGAGCGCCGCGGAGGCCCACCAGCGGGCAAGCTCGACGGCGAAGACGCAGAAGAACCTTTGCGCGGCGACGGCGGCGATGAAAAACGCCCCGAAAAGGACGCAACTGACGGGGGACATTTCATCTGCTCGGTTTGTGGCGAAAGCTTTACCGAGGCGGACAGGATTCGCCACGTGAAGACGCACGCCAGAGAAAAAGCATTCATCTGTTCCGTTTGCGGCGAAACGTTTCCAGAAAAGGTTGCTTTGATTGTACACAAAGTAACGCACACGGCGGAAAATCCTTTCACTTGCTCCATTTGCGGCAAAGTCTATTTGATTAAAGACTATttgaacaaacacatgaaaatgcACATGGGAGAGAAACCTTACAGTTGCTCAGTGTGTGGGGAAAAATTTGCCCACAAGGCCACTTTGATAGCACACACAGCGAcgcacacgggagaaaaacctttcAAATGTTCTGTGTGCGAAAAAAACTTTTCTTATAAGTCCGACTTGACTAAacacatgagaacgcacacaggagaaaaacccTTCAGTTGCTCGGTTTGCGGCGAGAAATTTGCTCGCAAGGTCTCCTTAATTGCGCACACAGCGACGCATacgggagaaaaacctttcACCTGCTCCATTTGCGGCGAAAGTCTCTCATATCGGCACAGTTTGAATGCGCACATGCGGACGCACTCGGGAGAGAAACCTTTCACTTGCTCCGTTTGCGGCGAAAGCTTCGCGCGCAAAGAAAATCTGGTCGCGCACACGAGGAGacacacgggagagaaaccgTTTAGGTGTTCCGTTTGCGGGAAAAACTTTTCTCACAAGTCAGCGATGAGTCGACACCAGAGGGCTCATGCGGATGAAAAACCTTTAACGTGCTCACTTTGCGATGAAAGCTTTTTGAAGAAGTCTAGTTTGACGGCGCACATGCGGACGCATAATGGAGAATAA